A window from Micromonospora profundi encodes these proteins:
- a CDS encoding DUF3099 domain-containing protein, whose protein sequence is MKRQAYQPILITDASRSQNDQLTSRQRRYVLMMGIRVACIVAGAILVGVKAPLLWLWLPLCALGMVVIPWLAVLLANDRPPKEEHRLANRFRPRRTDDSPPMSLTTEEHPHKIIDAEP, encoded by the coding sequence GTGAAGCGTCAGGCGTACCAGCCGATTCTGATCACCGACGCCTCGCGCAGCCAGAACGATCAGCTCACGAGCCGTCAGCGCCGCTATGTCCTGATGATGGGCATCCGGGTGGCCTGCATCGTCGCTGGCGCGATCCTGGTCGGCGTGAAGGCCCCGCTGCTGTGGCTCTGGCTGCCCCTGTGCGCCCTTGGCATGGTGGTCATCCCGTGGCTGGCGGTGCTGCTGGCCAACGACAGGCCGCCCAAGGAGGAGCACCGGCTGGCCAACCGCTTCCGCCCCCGCCGGACGGACGACTCCCCGCCGATGAGCCTCACCACCGAGGAGCACCCGCACAAGATCATCGACGCCGAACCCTGA
- a CDS encoding HhH-GPD-type base excision DNA repair protein has translation MTLVLPIDPEANRLLERSPLALLIGMTLDQQVPMEKAFSSPYVLSQRLGHDLDAAELAGYDGDALVALFAQPPALHRFPKAMAARVQEVCRVLVERYDGDAALLWSDVTDGPELLRRVGELPGFGKQKAQIFVALLGKRFGVTPQDWRKAAGGYGDPGAYRSVADVTDADSLRRVREYKQQMKAAAKAKAADG, from the coding sequence ATGACGCTCGTGCTTCCCATCGACCCCGAAGCCAACCGGCTGCTGGAGCGCAGCCCGCTGGCCCTGCTCATCGGTATGACCCTGGACCAGCAGGTGCCGATGGAGAAGGCGTTCTCCTCGCCGTACGTGCTGAGCCAGCGGCTCGGTCACGATCTGGACGCGGCGGAGCTGGCCGGGTACGACGGGGACGCGCTGGTGGCGCTCTTCGCCCAGCCGCCCGCGCTGCACCGGTTCCCGAAGGCGATGGCGGCCCGGGTGCAGGAGGTCTGCCGGGTCCTGGTGGAGCGCTACGACGGGGACGCGGCGCTGCTCTGGTCGGACGTCACCGACGGGCCGGAGCTGCTGCGCCGGGTCGGCGAGCTGCCCGGCTTCGGCAAGCAGAAGGCGCAGATCTTCGTGGCCCTGCTCGGCAAGCGGTTCGGGGTGACGCCGCAGGACTGGCGGAAGGCGGCCGGTGGCTACGGCGACCCTGGCGCGTACCGGTCGGTGGCCGACGTCACCGACGCCGACTCGCTGCGCCGGGTGCGGGAGTACAAGCAGCAGATGAAGGCGGCCGCGAAGGCGAAGGCCGCCGACGGCTGA
- a CDS encoding trimeric intracellular cation channel family protein, with amino-acid sequence MTTSTGLLLADLTGVAVFAASGASAAVAKRLDLFGVAFVGFVAALGGGIFRDLVIDEVPPLAFADWRYAATAAITALAVFWLHPQLARLRTTVLVLDAAGLGLFTVTGTLKALDAGVPAVGACLIGMLTAIGGGLCRDLLTAEIPVVLRREIYALAALAGSVTVVLLYVTGQTGPAPLTAAVVLVFGLRLIALRRRWSAPVATLRPPRTGGADPRTDREW; translated from the coding sequence GTGACCACCTCCACCGGCCTGCTCCTTGCCGACCTGACCGGAGTGGCCGTCTTCGCCGCCTCCGGGGCCTCTGCGGCGGTGGCCAAGCGACTCGACCTGTTCGGTGTCGCGTTCGTCGGGTTCGTGGCCGCCCTCGGCGGCGGAATCTTCCGCGACCTGGTCATCGACGAGGTCCCGCCACTGGCCTTCGCCGACTGGCGGTACGCGGCCACCGCCGCGATCACCGCCCTCGCCGTCTTCTGGCTGCATCCCCAACTCGCCCGACTGCGCACCACAGTGCTGGTGCTGGACGCTGCGGGCCTCGGCCTTTTCACAGTCACCGGCACGCTCAAGGCGCTCGACGCCGGCGTGCCGGCGGTCGGCGCCTGCCTGATCGGCATGCTCACCGCAATCGGCGGTGGGCTCTGCCGGGACCTGCTCACCGCCGAGATCCCTGTGGTGCTGCGCCGGGAGATCTACGCGCTGGCCGCCCTCGCCGGATCGGTGACAGTGGTGCTGCTGTACGTCACCGGGCAGACTGGCCCCGCGCCGCTCACCGCCGCCGTCGTGCTGGTCTTCGGGCTGCGCCTCATCGCGCTGCGCCGACGCTGGTCCGCCCCTGTGGCGACACTGCGACCGCCACGCACCGGCGGGGCTGATCCGCGTACCGACCGGGAGTGGTGA
- a CDS encoding DUF3039 domain-containing protein — protein MSTEVLERPELKDADTGPEMFHYVRKEKIAESAVMGTFVVALCGETFPVTKAAKPGSPVCPKCKEIYDSYRE, from the coding sequence GTGAGCACAGAGGTTCTCGAGCGTCCGGAACTGAAGGACGCCGACACCGGTCCCGAGATGTTCCACTACGTCCGCAAGGAGAAGATCGCCGAGAGTGCCGTCATGGGCACCTTCGTCGTCGCTCTCTGCGGGGAGACCTTCCCGGTCACCAAGGCGGCAAAGCCGGGCTCGCCGGTCTGCCCCAAGTGCAAGGAGATCTACGACTCGTACCGGGAGTGA
- a CDS encoding pseudouridine-5'-phosphate glycosidase — MTDFRISYGTEVAEALHDGRPVVALESTIVSHGLPRPENLRVAREIELAVRDAGAVPATIGMIRGELVVGLDDAQLTRLATVDGVAKLSVRDLAVGAATGADGATTVAATSAVAAAAGIEVFATGGLGGVHREAAHTFDESADLITLARTPITVVCAGVKSILDVGATLERLETLGVAVVGYRTHRFPGFYLTDGGFDLDWSLDSPEQIAAALAARDAQAVHTGGLIVANPLPVDEQLDPELHDRTLADGLALLERDGVTGKAVTPYLLAHFHSATEGASLTVNVRIILRNADLAARIAVASAARTATPA; from the coding sequence GTGACTGACTTTCGCATCAGCTACGGCACCGAAGTGGCCGAAGCCCTGCACGACGGGCGGCCCGTTGTCGCCCTGGAGAGCACAATCGTCTCGCACGGCCTGCCCCGCCCGGAAAACCTCCGGGTGGCGCGGGAGATCGAGCTTGCGGTCCGGGACGCCGGGGCGGTGCCGGCGACGATCGGCATGATCCGTGGCGAGCTTGTGGTCGGCCTCGATGACGCGCAGCTCACAAGGCTCGCGACCGTCGATGGTGTGGCCAAGCTCTCGGTCCGTGACCTGGCGGTGGGTGCGGCGACGGGCGCGGACGGAGCGACCACGGTGGCCGCGACCAGCGCGGTCGCTGCGGCGGCCGGCATCGAGGTGTTCGCCACCGGTGGGCTGGGCGGCGTGCACCGGGAGGCGGCGCACACCTTCGACGAGTCCGCCGACCTCATCACGCTGGCCCGGACCCCGATCACCGTGGTCTGCGCCGGCGTCAAGTCGATCCTCGACGTGGGCGCCACGCTGGAGCGGTTGGAGACCCTCGGCGTCGCGGTCGTCGGTTACCGCACCCACCGGTTCCCCGGGTTCTACCTCACCGACGGCGGCTTCGACCTGGACTGGTCGCTGGACTCGCCGGAGCAGATCGCCGCGGCTCTGGCCGCCCGTGACGCGCAGGCCGTCCACACCGGCGGCCTGATCGTCGCCAATCCGCTGCCGGTCGACGAGCAGTTGGACCCGGAACTGCACGACCGGACCCTCGCCGACGGCCTGGCCCTGCTGGAGCGCGACGGGGTGACCGGCAAGGCCGTCACGCCGTACCTGCTGGCGCACTTCCACTCGGCCACCGAGGGGGCGAGCCTGACGGTGAACGTCCGGATCATCCTGCGCAACGCCGATCTTGCCGCCCGGATCGCGGTGGCCTCGGCCGCCCGCACCGCTACGCCGGCATGA
- a CDS encoding DEAD/DEAH box helicase — protein MAARTPVLETFPALRAWQRKALVEYLRRRTEDFTAVATPGAGKTTFALRIAAELLADGTVEAVTVVAPTEHLKNQWADAAARVGIQLDAAFRNADLHSAADFHGAVVTYAQVGMAPQVHRRRTMTRRTLVILDEIHHAGDSRSWGDGVKNAFEPAVRRLMLTGTPFRSDDNPIPFVSYERGGDGLLRSRADSVYGYSDALRDGVVRPVLFLAYSGETRWRTNAGEELAARLGEPMTQDLVAQAWRTALDPAGDWMPQVLRAADARLTVLRNAGMPDAGGLIIATDQQTARSYAKLIEQVTGEKAAVVLSDDQGASARIATFAASEQRWLVAVRMVSEGVDIPRLAVGVYATSASTPLYFAQAIGRFVRARRPGETASVFLPSVPHLLGLASEMETERDHVLGKPKEADGLDDDLLERAQRDDQASGELEKRFAALSATAELDQVIFDGASFGTAAQAGTPEEEEYLGLPGLLTADQVSLLLTKRQTEQLAAQRRRTAERAAQPAAAPTAAPPAPMSAAQRRVALRRQLNALVAARHHRTGQPHGKIHAELRRLCGGPPSAQATIEQLEERIATVQTL, from the coding sequence GTGGCAGCCCGGACGCCGGTGCTCGAGACGTTCCCGGCACTGCGCGCATGGCAGCGCAAAGCCCTCGTGGAGTACCTGCGCCGCCGCACCGAGGACTTCACAGCGGTCGCCACCCCCGGTGCCGGAAAGACCACATTCGCCCTGCGGATCGCCGCCGAACTCCTCGCCGACGGCACCGTCGAGGCCGTCACAGTTGTCGCGCCCACCGAGCATCTGAAGAACCAGTGGGCGGACGCCGCCGCCCGGGTCGGCATCCAACTCGACGCCGCGTTCCGCAACGCCGACCTGCACTCCGCTGCCGACTTCCACGGCGCGGTGGTCACCTACGCCCAGGTGGGAATGGCCCCGCAGGTGCACAGGCGGCGCACAATGACCCGACGCACCCTCGTCATCCTCGACGAGATCCACCACGCCGGCGACTCCCGGTCCTGGGGCGACGGGGTGAAGAACGCCTTCGAACCTGCCGTACGCCGGCTGATGCTCACCGGGACCCCGTTCCGCTCCGACGACAACCCGATCCCGTTCGTCAGCTACGAGCGGGGCGGGGACGGGCTGCTGCGCTCCCGCGCCGACTCGGTGTACGGCTACTCCGACGCCCTGCGCGACGGCGTCGTACGGCCGGTGCTCTTCCTCGCGTACTCCGGGGAGACCCGTTGGCGCACCAACGCGGGGGAGGAACTGGCGGCCCGGCTCGGTGAGCCCATGACGCAGGACCTGGTGGCGCAGGCATGGCGTACCGCGCTGGACCCGGCCGGGGACTGGATGCCGCAGGTGCTGCGCGCCGCCGACGCCCGGCTCACAGTGCTCCGCAACGCGGGCATGCCCGACGCCGGTGGCCTGATCATCGCCACCGACCAGCAGACCGCCCGTTCGTACGCGAAGCTCATCGAGCAGGTGACCGGCGAGAAGGCCGCCGTGGTGCTCTCCGACGACCAGGGCGCGTCCGCGCGGATCGCGACGTTCGCGGCGTCCGAGCAACGGTGGCTGGTCGCGGTGCGGATGGTGTCCGAGGGCGTCGACATCCCCCGACTCGCGGTCGGCGTGTACGCCACAAGCGCCAGCACCCCGCTCTACTTCGCGCAGGCCATCGGCCGGTTCGTCCGGGCCCGCCGGCCCGGCGAGACCGCCTCGGTCTTCCTGCCCAGCGTGCCGCACCTGCTCGGGCTGGCAAGCGAGATGGAGACCGAGCGGGACCACGTGCTCGGCAAGCCCAAGGAAGCCGACGGCCTCGACGACGACCTGCTGGAACGCGCGCAGCGTGACGACCAGGCAAGCGGTGAGCTGGAGAAGCGGTTCGCCGCCCTCTCGGCCACCGCCGAACTGGACCAGGTGATCTTCGACGGCGCGTCCTTCGGCACCGCGGCGCAGGCGGGAACCCCCGAGGAGGAGGAATACCTCGGCCTGCCCGGTCTGCTCACCGCCGACCAGGTCTCGCTGCTGCTCACCAAGCGGCAGACCGAGCAACTGGCCGCCCAGCGCCGTCGTACCGCCGAGCGGGCCGCTCAGCCGGCCGCTGCGCCCACGGCAGCGCCCCCGGCACCCATGAGCGCCGCCCAGCGTCGCGTGGCCCTGAGGCGGCAACTGAACGCTCTGGTGGCCGCTCGGCACCACCGCACCGGCCAGCCCCACGGCAAGATCCATGCGGAGTTGCGGCGGCTCTGCGGGGGACCGCCGAGCGCACAGGCAACGATCGAGCAGCTAGAGGAACGCATAGCCACAGTCCAGACCCTCTGA
- a CDS encoding carbohydrate kinase family protein, protein MTRPARMVVVGDVITDVLAVLSGPLAAGSDTRAEISLGGGGQAANTAAWVAAQKVPVTLVAAVGDDDAGRDRLAELERAGVDCALERVEDAPTGTVIVLATDGERTMVSQRGANLRLSAEHVDRALAQTPDAGHLHLSAYTLLDDASRGAGLRALAAARERGLTTSVDAASAAPLRRVGAAAFLSWVREVDLLLVNADEATVLAGGLDPAAQGRALSATARRVVVKGGAAGAVWVDRWATVSVATARRVTVVDVTGAGDAFAAGLLTAWLAGATPTAALDRATELGALAVSTVGARPRP, encoded by the coding sequence ATGACCCGACCGGCCCGGATGGTCGTCGTCGGGGACGTGATCACCGACGTGCTCGCGGTGCTGTCCGGTCCACTGGCGGCCGGTTCGGACACCAGGGCCGAGATCAGCCTCGGTGGTGGCGGGCAGGCGGCCAACACCGCCGCCTGGGTCGCCGCGCAGAAGGTGCCGGTCACGCTCGTCGCGGCGGTCGGTGACGACGACGCGGGGCGTGACCGGCTGGCCGAGTTGGAGCGGGCCGGCGTCGACTGCGCGCTCGAGCGGGTCGAGGACGCCCCGACCGGCACTGTGATCGTGCTGGCCACCGACGGCGAGCGGACCATGGTCAGCCAGCGGGGCGCGAACCTGCGGCTCAGCGCCGAGCACGTCGACCGCGCCCTCGCCCAGACGCCCGACGCCGGGCATCTGCACCTGTCCGCGTACACCCTGTTGGACGACGCGTCGCGCGGCGCGGGGCTGCGGGCGTTGGCCGCCGCCCGCGAGCGTGGGCTCACCACGAGCGTCGACGCGGCCTCCGCGGCGCCGCTGCGGCGGGTGGGCGCGGCGGCCTTCCTGAGTTGGGTACGCGAGGTCGACCTGCTGCTTGTCAACGCGGACGAGGCCACGGTGCTGGCCGGCGGGTTGGACCCGGCGGCGCAGGGGCGGGCGTTGTCGGCGACGGCCCGGCGGGTGGTGGTCAAGGGCGGCGCGGCGGGGGCGGTCTGGGTCGACCGGTGGGCCACCGTCAGCGTGGCGACGGCCCGGCGGGTGACGGTGGTGGACGTCACGGGGGCCGGGGACGCCTTCGCGGCCGGGCTGCTCACCGCGTGGCTGGCAGGTGCCACGCCGACCGCTGCCCTGGATCGCGCCACCGAACTGGGCGCGCTCGCCGTCTCGACAGTGGGGGCGCGACCACGGCCGTGA